A stretch of DNA from Augochlora pura isolate Apur16 chromosome 8, APUR_v2.2.1, whole genome shotgun sequence:
AGCATTGCtttgtaaattgtataatgcTTTCAAAGTCgtctaaaatataattaacaatatttttattctatgatgaacgatttaatttagtatagaTTAAATAATCACTTATACTGCACCCTCAACAAATTGTTTTGACATtgattatgataaattttaggCTCCATAATTACATACAGTTTAGAAAATTCAAACTATTTGCTTCTTCATACAGAATTACACTACAGAAAcatgatataaaattacctCATAAtctaatgataaatatttattgcatttgatATTATGCATCACTCTCTTCCAAAACATAGTCTATCTTTGTCtgtatttatcgattattgttatataatgcGATGTACCATTCTAATAATGTGTAAGTTTCGGCTATAGGCCATCAGTAGTGATCTGGAATCTGGAATGTGCTGTAGAGTGGTAAAGGGGGAACCGGAATGTGCTAGCGATACTGACATTCATGGAAATAGCATCGTATTGTGTATTTGTATGCTGTGAACAGCTAATAGATCCTGTTTTGTATGTTTATTCGCTCTCCCCTCTGCTACTCTTTACGTCACACATTACGACAGACGTCACTGTGATCCCTACGCGGCCATGTTTTCCCTACTTCTGACAATCCTGGGCAATCTTGCCAGCCGATAACGCGCGGGCGCGTTTTTTCTTAATGATTTGTATCAAACTGTGCGTTCTATgtctgttaatatttttacgtttgGAATCATTCATGTAATACACAAAGCCATTCATTCAATACCATCATCAAGCCCGACACAGTTTTTAATCAGAAAGCAAATACAAAAGTTTACGACGATGGCAGATATGCCCATTAACAGCATCACACCACGGAAAATGTCTTTCGGTATTAATGGGAAATTAAATGGTTTGGAAAATAAAACGCCTTTTCTGATCGGGGTATCTGGTGGCACGGCCAGTGGAAAAGTGAGTACCACGATGTTAACTTTCCCAAATAGCCGAATCAATGTTACTTAAtacttttcaaataaaatgaatcttTTTTTACTTAACCTCTACGGTGTACGTTCattcttagaaaaatattcgtaaaaattattcctcGAAATTTCAGTCGACTGTCTGTAATCGTATTATGGAAAAATTAGGACAAGTTGATATGGACCACATGCAGCGACAAGTAGTTTGTATTTCGCAAGATAGCTTTTACAGAGATCTTTCGCCGGCCGAAAAACTCAAAGCCGAGAAAGGTCAATACAATTTCGATCATCCTGATGCATTTAACAATGATTTGATACTTCAAACATTACAAGATATATTGGCTGGTGTCAAATGTGAAATACCTGCTTATGATTATAGAACAAATAGTTTGTATGtgttgctattatttttatatcatatatgtTGCAGTACCAAATCaatgatttcattaattttcagaataaaagaaaagattacAACAATCTATCCTGCAGATGTAGTTCTATTTGAAGGAATTTTAGTGTtctattttccaaaaatacgtgatttatttcatatgaaattgtttgtaGATACAGATTCAGACACCAGGTTGGCTAGAAGAGGTAACATTAAGGAAACACATTTATATGTTGTCTTTCCAGTACacttttatgtattataacaattctaaaatgttaaataaatattcaaacttATTCTAACAGTACCGAGAGACATAAATGAAAGAGGAAGGGATTTGGATTATGTATTGAATCAGTacatgaattttgtaaaacctGCATTTGAAGAGTTTTGCTTACCTACAAAAAAATTTGCAGATGTAATTATTCCCAGAGGTGCGGATAACACAGGTAAAcaatagtatacatataacaatatatatagttat
This window harbors:
- the Uck gene encoding uridine-cytidine kinase isoform X1, whose amino-acid sequence is MSVNIFTFGIIHVIHKAIHSIPSSSPTQFLIRKQIQKFTTMADMPINSITPRKMSFGINGKLNGLENKTPFLIGVSGGTASGKSTVCNRIMEKLGQVDMDHMQRQVVCISQDSFYRDLSPAEKLKAEKGQYNFDHPDAFNNDLILQTLQDILAGVKCEIPAYDYRTNSLIKEKITTIYPADVVLFEGILVFYFPKIRDLFHMKLFVDTDSDTRLARRVPRDINERGRDLDYVLNQYMNFVKPAFEEFCLPTKKFADVIIPRGADNTVAIDLIVYHIWDILRLKKAENSSGQHPYNYQRRRTSTSSDTLSR
- the Uck gene encoding uridine-cytidine kinase isoform X2, whose amino-acid sequence is MSVNIFTFGIIHVIHKAIHSIPSSSPTQFLIRKQIQKFTTMADMPINSITPRKMSFGINGKLNGLENKTPFLIGVSGGTASGKSTVCNRIMEKLGQVDMDHMQRQVVCISQDSFYRDLSPAEKLKAEKGQYNFDHPDAFNNDLILQTLQDILAGVKCEIPAYDYRTNSLIKEKITTIYPADVVLFEGILVFYFPKIRDLFHMKLFVDTDSDTRLARRVPRDINERGRDLDYVLNQYMNFVKPAFEEFCLPTKKFADVIIPRGADNTVAIDLIVQHIRDFLSNRGRVTMEREISLNKTEILSKRPH